The Penicillium digitatum chromosome 6, complete sequence genome has a window encoding:
- a CDS encoding Mitochondrial ATPase subunit ATP4, putative — protein sequence MASRLAKSAIGASRLRPALPARGVPAVTANLTSSRQASNVPAEEPSKKAQSILNAIPGNSLVTKTATLSAAAGLSIAAISNELYVMNEETVAAFCLLSVFTAVGKYGGPAYREWAEGQVKKHKDILNAARADHTNAVQQRIDSVSQMSGVVEITKQLFAVSKETAQLESQAYELQQRTDLAAHAKQVLDSWVRYENQVKQRQQRELAESVIAKIQKELESPKVLQQILQQSVVDVERIMASKAL from the exons ATGGCTTCGCGTCTTGCTAAGAGCGCCATTG GCGCATCCCGACTTCGGCCGGCTCTTCCCGCCCGTGGTGTCCCTGCCGTCACTGCCAACCTGACCTCCTCTCGTCAGGCCTCCAACGTTCCCGCCGAGGAGCCCTCCAAGAAGGCGCAGTCGATCCTGAACGCTATCCCCGGCAACTCCCTGGTCACTAAGACCGCAACCCTGTCTGCCGCCGCCGGTCTGTCCATCGCCGCCATCAGCAACGAGCTGTACGTCATGAACGAGGAGACCGTCGCTGCTTTCTGTCTGCTGTCTGTCTTCACCGCTGTTGGCAAATACGGTGGTCCCGCCTACCGCGAGTGGGCCGAGGGTCAGGTCAAGAAGCACAAGGACATCTTAAATGCTGCCCGTGCCGACCACACCAACGCTGTTCAGCAGCGCATCGACAGCGTTTCCCAGATGTCTGGCGTTGTTGAGATTACCAAACAGCTCTTCGCTGTTTCCAAG GAAACCGCCCAGCTCGAGTCCCAGGCCTACGAGCTCCAGCAGCGCACTGACCTCGCCGCCCATGCTAAGCAAGTCCTCGACTCTTGGGTGCGTTACGAGAACCAGGTCAAGCAGCGCCAGCAGCGTGAGCTTGCCGAGTCCGTCATTGCCAAGATCCAGAAGGAGCTTGAGAGCCCCAAGGTTCTCCAGCAGATCCTCCAGCAGAGCGTTGTTGATGTTGAGC GCATCATGGCGTCCAAGGCCCTGTAA
- a CDS encoding Transposase, Tc1-like, whose translation MGHDIAKRAIVVTCKATGLSTATVSELSGLSTRTVNRIYERALANGFNPNSRPWNISDAMLADAPRSGRPKKQTLDVQTQVLSKVQTDENGRGKTCADIAGEMSLEGHDISSTTVWRILKKAESQKAQSQKVESQKAASPGSPV comes from the coding sequence ATGGGCCACGATATTGCTAAACGTGCGATTGTAGTAACTTGCAAAGCTACTGGGCTTAGCACTGCTACTGTTTCAGAGCTATCTGGCCTTTCGACACGCACCGTCAACCGCATATATGAAAGAGCCCTTGCAAATGGCTTTAACCCAAACTCGCGTCCTTGgaacatttctgatgctaTGCTAGCTGACGCTCCTCGCTCCGGGAGGCCGAAAAAGCAGACGTTAGATGTGCAAACTCAGGTGCTTTCGAAAGTGCAAACTGACGAGAACGGCCGCGGAAAAACCTGCGCTGATATTGCTGGAGAAATGAGCCTCGAAGGACATGACATTTCCTCAACTACGGTCTGGCGGATCCTGAAAAAGGCCGAATCACAAAAAGCCCAATCCCAAAAAGTCGAATCACAAAAGGCGGCGTCCCCTGGAAGCCCAGTTTAA
- a CDS encoding Ribosome biogenesis protein Noc4, putative, which translates to MPALVTDSSSKKRKSGKNASGPSSKRRAVAENNFAEKLSTIQELENQIAESRKGYNNIATLLSMLNVEKSAEKPEMAVAVSLCRVFSRLIAGGNLTESSRAAENEKIIVAWLKERCLDYQNALVAIMREADASSQIAALTLSMRIVKERLAHIPGAENNVWSTGFFKDIFAAIIEANNGQDLQTEAVAKFVKEYEDVRYYTFAQMVDYASMKRTPEVLEILIKILQTCDEVPGPEHKFENFYAKRDTKNKRLVSANSHRKQAQEAWLAVLRNNLSQSQRKNLLRMMVHNIEPWFNRPELLMDFLTDSYNVGGATSLLALSGLFYLIQEKNLDYPQFYAKLYSLLDSELLHSKHRSRFFRLLNTFLSSTHLPSTLVASFIKRLARLALNAPPSAIVVIVPFMYNFFKNHPTTTFMMHRSIRDKDELALVEKEGMDDPFDPNETDPNMTNAIESSLWEIETLQSHFHPNVAAIARIISEQFTKQSYSLEDFLDHTYAGMVTADLGAEERNLKKIPVVEYQIPKRIFTDRLLAEDGGVDSGPGCFMRDLWEF; encoded by the exons ATGCCTGCCCTTGTTACGGATTCAAGCTCTAAGAAGCGCAAGAGCGGCAAGAATGCCAGCGGCCCATCCTCCAAACGCCGCGCTGTCGCCGAGAACAATTTTGCCGAGAAACTGTCTACTATTCAAGAACTAGAAAATCAGATTGCGGAGTCACGGAAGGGCTACAATAACATTGCGACCCTGCTCTCCATGCTCAATGTGGAGAAGTCGGCCGAGAAACCTGAGATGGCTGTGGCCGTCTCTCTCTGCCGTGTGTTCAGTCGATTGATCGCCGGAGGAAATTTGACCGAGTCAAGCCGCGCCGCCGAGAACGAGAAAATCATTGTGGCCTGGTTAAAGGAACGTTGCCTAGATTATCAGAATGCTCTTGTGGCTATCATGCGTGAGGCAGATGCTTCCTCTCAG ATCGCTGCTCTGACGCTGAGCATGCGCATTGTCAAGGAACGCCTTGCCCATATTCCCGGTGCCGAGAATAATGTTTGGTCGACGGGTTTCTTCAAGGATATTTTTGCGGCCATCATCGAGGCAAATAACGGCCAGGATCTGCAGACCGAAGCCGTTGCAAAGTTCGTGAAGGAGTATGAGGATGTGAGATATTACACTTTTGCGCAGATGGT TGACTATGCCTCTATGAAACGAACTCCCGAGGTCCTTGAAATCCTGATTAAGATCCTTCAGACCTGCGACGAGGTACCTGGACCGGAACACAAGTTCGAAAACTTCTACGCGAAACGAGACACCAAGAATAAGCGCCTAGTTTCGGCAAACTCCCACAGGAAGCAGGCGCAGGAGGCATGGCTGGCTGTTCTACGAAACAACCTCTCGCAATCGCAGCGCAAAAACCTGCTGCGCATGATGGTGCACAATATTGAACCGTGGTTCAACCGACCGGAACTGCTGATGGACTTTTTGACGGACTCATACAATGTCGGTGGTGCGACGTCCCTCCTCGCACTGTCTGGTCTCTTCTACCTGATCCAGGAAAAGAACCTTGACTACCCTCAGTTTTATGCGAAGCTGTACTCTCTCCTGGATTCCGAGCTGCTGCACTCAAAGCACAGGTCACGATTCTTCCGACTGCTGAACACCTTCTTGTCCTCAACCCATCTTCCATCCACTTTGGTGGCCAGCTTCATCAAGCGTCTCGCTCGTCTTGCGCTGAACGCGCCTCCCTCGGCTATTGTAGTGATCGTTCCTTTCATGTACAATTTTTTCAAAAACCATCCTACGACTACATTCATGATGCACCGATCTATTCGGGATAAGGATGAGCTCGCACTAGTGGAGAAAGAAGGCATGGACGATCCGTTCGATCCAAACGAGACAGACCCCAACATGACAAACGCCATTGAGAGCAGTCTATGGGAGATCGAAACTCTCCAGTCCCACTTCCACCCCAATGTTGCGGCCATTGCACGAATCATCTCAGAGCAGTTCACAAAGCAATCATACAGTCTGGAGGATTTCCTTGATCACACATACGCGGGCATGGTAACTGCAGATCTTGGAGCGGAAGAGAGAAATCTCAAGAAGATACCTGTCGTTGAGTATCAGATTCCCAAGCGTATCTTCACAGATCGTCTCCTAGCGGAAGATGGTGGCGTGGACTCTGGTCCAGGGTGTTTTATGCGTGATTTGTGGGAGTTCTAA
- a CDS encoding Tetratricopeptide-like helical, with translation MPSLRTILHKCDDLSTTQPPQNAAATPQAPKLMLIRTDTHTREIIIPPSNPHDPSPYLSSPTQEESTSPRRSFQLFSRSPRPSSPSSQSPPRREHRLSNLLHLDSRSRSGSRDSSANIPADLPQIDDDRGTSKQEREALWEARATVLVQQNPQFAQSGSSLPGRQGEGEASLSLGPGLEQTRSRSSSQTRVGMDPNEDINIQEAIRLHEAGDLERSTHMFGQLADPNGANNPLSQVLYGLALRHGWGCPVDPARAVAYLSAAASNSAAVEAEALRAGVKKGGVAKGELVLAMFELANCFRNGWGIAKDPPAARQYYETAANLGDTDAMNEAGWCYLEGFGGKKDKFKAAKYYRLAEENGCPTLGNSWIWKDKYNPK, from the exons ATGCCCTCACTACGCACCATCCTCCACAAATGCGACGACCTCAGCACAACCCAGCCACCCCAAAATGCAGCAGCAACACCCCAGGCACCCAAGTTGATGCTCATCCGTACAGACACCCATACCCGAGAGATAATCATCCCTCCATCTAACCCACATGACCCGTCCCCATACCTATCATCACCAACTCAAGAAGAGTCCACTTCTCCGCGCCGGAGCTTCCAGCTCTTCAGCCGCTCCCCAAGACCCTCCTCTCCATCCTCGCAATCCCCGCCACGTCGTGAGCACCGTCTCTCAAACCTCCTCCATCTCGACTCCCGCAGTCGCAGTGGATCGCGTGATTCCTCCGCTAATATTCCCGCGGACCTGCCTCAGATAGATGATGATCGCGGTACGAGCAAGCAGGAGCGTGAGGCGTTGTGGGAGGCTAGGGCTACTGTGCTTGTGCAGCAGAATCCGCAGTTTGCACAATCTGGTTCGTCCTTGCCGGGGCGGCAGGGCGAAGGAGAAGCGTCACTGAGCTTGGGACCGGGGCTGGAGCAGACTAGATCGAGGAGCTCGAGCCAGACTCGGGTTGGCATGGATCCGAATGAAGAT ATTAATATCCAAGAGGCTATTCGGCTGCATGAAGCTGGTG ATCTCGAGCGGTCAACTCACATGTTCGGACAACTTGCCGATCCAAATGGCGCAAACAATCCCTTGAGTCAGGTTCTTTATGGCCTCGCACTACG ACATGGATGGGGCTGCCCTGTAGATCCCGCACGTGCTGTAGCCTATCTCTCTGCCGCAGCATCCAATTCCGCCGCGGTCGAAGCGGAGGCCCTCCGTGCCGGCGTCAAGAAAGGAGGGGTTGCAAAAGGCGAGCTCGTTTTGGCCATGTTCGAGTTGGCCAACTGCTTCCGGAACGGGTGGGGTATAGCAAAAGACCCTCCTGCTGCTAGGCAGTACTACGAGACTGCTGCGAATTTGGGTGACACCGATGCCATGAATGAAGCGGGCTGGTGCTATCTTGAGGGATTTGGGGGTAAGAAGGACAAG TTCAAAGCGGCTAAGTATTACAGACTTGCCGAGGAGAATGGGTGCCCTACTCTTGGGAACTCCTG GATCTGGAAAGACAAGTACAACCCGAAGTAG